In a single window of the Pirellulales bacterium genome:
- a CDS encoding cold shock domain-containing protein has translation MASGTIKKLVHDKGFGFIQGSDGADVFFHHSSVADRQFDNLSEGQSVEYTVDQGGGPKGKGPRAASVTPV, from the coding sequence ATGGCGTCGGGTACGATCAAGAAATTAGTGCATGACAAAGGGTTCGGGTTCATTCAGGGCTCGGATGGCGCAGACGTGTTCTTTCATCACTCGAGCGTGGCGGATCGCCAGTTCGACAATCTGTCCGAAGGGCAGAGCGTGGAGTACACCGTCGACCAGGGCGGCGGACCGAAGGGCAAGGGCCCCCGTGCAGCCTCGGTTACACCTGTCTAA
- a CDS encoding cellulose synthase operon protein YhjQ/BcsQ, protein MSSLNKAFIKAFDKSTAAAAQQPQGRGPHFRPTPAKPTTARSDTNAPPASVVEANVTRPPHAAHRALAGSALLTATLPGRAPPVAPAPPVVPATEAASTISAPRSTTASGAPPDSTPKSTAGRTPVPPPVPITIVDSAHAGVRAPYANFVDPPQPVTTRPTAAPPLHAAPAPAAKSQAPVGPHETAASETAPTQTGSIESASSGAAPNVAAAAGAIPSSPASIASAPINPRPVILPISGPSPIWRPVFEVTSFTWPELTEVLLEAAAAQFRTAAGDLAEACRRHRKLVAVTAGHRGEGCTVVTLALAKALAELDQRVILVDAHFEAPGLADSLGVATQVGWEETLTGEKSLTEAMVESLEDRLTVLPLKQAANPEWRLSVARLKAAFDELRRHADVVLVDAGPFGADGDRRNLVSWAGPCRVDRALVVRDLRTTGDDETAEIERRLHGCGIAQWNFVENFAAA, encoded by the coding sequence ATGAGTAGCCTCAACAAAGCGTTTATCAAGGCATTCGACAAAAGCACCGCGGCGGCTGCGCAACAGCCGCAGGGGCGCGGCCCGCATTTTCGTCCGACGCCTGCCAAGCCGACGACAGCCCGCAGCGACACGAACGCGCCGCCAGCGAGCGTGGTCGAAGCGAACGTAACGCGGCCACCCCACGCGGCGCACCGCGCGCTGGCCGGCAGCGCACTGCTGACGGCCACCCTGCCCGGACGCGCCCCCCCGGTGGCACCGGCGCCACCCGTTGTGCCGGCTACTGAAGCCGCCTCGACGATCTCGGCCCCGCGCAGCACGACAGCGTCAGGCGCGCCGCCAGATTCGACGCCGAAGTCGACTGCGGGCCGGACTCCCGTTCCGCCCCCAGTACCCATTACGATCGTCGACTCGGCGCATGCGGGTGTCCGCGCTCCATATGCCAACTTCGTCGATCCACCGCAGCCCGTCACTACCCGGCCGACGGCCGCGCCACCCTTGCACGCCGCTCCTGCACCGGCTGCAAAAAGCCAGGCCCCTGTGGGTCCACACGAGACAGCGGCATCCGAGACGGCGCCGACACAAACCGGATCGATTGAGAGCGCGAGTAGTGGCGCCGCGCCGAACGTAGCAGCGGCCGCTGGGGCAATTCCGTCCAGCCCCGCCTCCATCGCCAGCGCACCGATTAATCCACGCCCAGTCATTTTGCCCATCTCTGGGCCATCTCCCATCTGGCGTCCTGTTTTCGAGGTGACGAGCTTCACCTGGCCGGAACTCACCGAGGTGTTGCTCGAAGCGGCCGCCGCGCAGTTCCGTACTGCCGCCGGCGACCTGGCCGAAGCGTGCCGGCGACATCGCAAGCTGGTTGCCGTTACCGCCGGCCATCGTGGCGAAGGATGTACCGTCGTGACTTTGGCCCTGGCCAAAGCTCTGGCCGAGTTGGATCAACGTGTCATCCTGGTCGACGCCCATTTCGAGGCACCGGGTCTGGCCGATAGCCTCGGCGTAGCAACCCAAGTGGGCTGGGAAGAGACGCTCACAGGCGAAAAGTCTCTGACCGAAGCGATGGTCGAATCACTGGAAGATCGCCTAACCGTGCTGCCACTGAAGCAAGCGGCAAATCCTGAATGGCGATTGAGCGTGGCGCGGCTCAAAGCGGCCTTCGACGAATTGCGACGCCACGCCGATGTGGTGCTGGTCGACGCCGGACCGTTTGGCGCCGATGGCGACCGCAGGAATTTGGTCTCTTGGGCCGGCCCGTGTCGCGTCGATCGCGCCTTGGTGGTACGCGACCTGCGCACGACCGGCGACGACGAGACGGCCGAGATCGAGCGACGCCTACACGGCTGCGGTATCGCACAATGGAACTTCGTCGAGAATTTTGCCGCCGCGTAA
- a CDS encoding AAA family ATPase gives MYESYWRFQSKPFTAGVDTRAYYPSETHQGALLKLRYAVENRRGAALLVGPSGSGKTLLVRLLADQLGDEFRPLAHLVFPQMPAADLLAFLAAELGAGSAEHSEGRVASVETSVRRIQHRLTENAQQGKHAVVAIDEAHLLDGSRAFEAIRLLLNFETAAGPALTLLLVGQTALVPMFARMPQLEERLAVKCMLRPLAVEETMAYVQHRLAVAGSDRTIFEPSATEALHHLSCGIPRQINRLCDLALLIGFAEEQSSIGAEQIEAVSQELVSVATE, from the coding sequence ATGTACGAATCCTATTGGCGATTTCAGAGCAAACCATTCACGGCCGGCGTCGACACGCGTGCTTATTACCCGTCGGAAACGCATCAGGGCGCGCTGCTGAAGTTGCGCTATGCGGTCGAAAACCGGCGCGGTGCCGCGTTGTTGGTCGGCCCCTCCGGCTCGGGCAAGACACTGCTCGTACGACTTCTTGCCGACCAACTTGGCGACGAGTTTCGGCCGCTGGCACACCTGGTGTTTCCTCAAATGCCGGCGGCCGATCTGCTGGCGTTTCTCGCGGCCGAGCTGGGCGCCGGATCCGCGGAACATAGCGAAGGCCGAGTCGCGTCGGTCGAAACCAGCGTGCGCCGCATTCAACACCGTCTGACCGAAAACGCCCAGCAAGGAAAGCACGCGGTCGTTGCGATCGACGAGGCCCACCTGTTGGATGGCAGCCGGGCCTTCGAGGCCATTCGTCTGCTATTGAACTTCGAGACCGCGGCCGGCCCGGCGCTAACGTTATTGCTGGTCGGCCAGACCGCGCTCGTGCCGATGTTCGCGCGGATGCCGCAGTTAGAAGAACGACTGGCCGTGAAATGCATGCTGCGACCGCTGGCTGTCGAAGAAACCATGGCCTATGTGCAGCATCGGCTGGCCGTGGCCGGCAGCGATCGCACGATTTTCGAACCGTCGGCGACCGAGGCCTTGCACCATCTCTCGTGCGGAATTCCGCGGCAAATCAATCGTCTGTGCGACCTGGCACTTTTGATTGGCTTTGCCGAAGAGCAATCGTCGATCGGCGCCGAACAGATCGAGGCCGTGAGCCAGGAACTGGTCAGCGTGGCCACCGAATAG
- the metH gene encoding methionine synthase, translating into MAIANQPHTREILERLLDERILVLDGAMGTIIQTLKLSEQDFRGEQFAEHSFPSLKGCNDLLSITQPEAIERIHLQYLEAGSDIIETNTFNANSISMADYGLEAYVRDINLAAVACARRAVDEMNSRTPGRPRFVAGSMGPTKAQLSVAGNVDDAAYRPATYEQMVEMYYEQVGALVEGGVDILLPETAFDTLVLKACLFAIDKYFVDHDVRLPVMASITIFQGGRTLSAQTIEAAWTSISHADLLSVGINCALGPEHMRPYLEELSQIVPVYVSCYPNAGLPNAFGGFDETPEQMARTLADYASNGWLNLVGGCCGSTPAHIRAIAAAVSDKPSRKRPKLPALTRLSGLEPLTLRPDSNFTMIGERTNVTGSKKFARMILAGQFEDAVAVARGQVEGGANVLDVNMDEAMLDGEAAMTRFLNLVAADHDVSRVPIMVDSSKWSVIEAGLRCVQGKAIVNSISLKEGEEQFLHHARLAHRYGAAVVVMAFDEQGQATSKEEKVRISQRAYKLLIDKVGMSPTDIIFDPNILTVATGIEEHNRYAINFIEAVSEIKRVCPGAKVSGGVSNISFSFRGNDPVREAMHAAFLYHAIRAGLDMGIVNAGQLAVYEDIPRDLLERVEDVLFDRRPDATERLVEFAETVKQGGTKRATADLSWREGDVNERLSHALVRGIADYVEKDVEEARQLYATCLEIIEGPLMAGMQIVGDLFGQGKMFLPQVVKSARVMKRAVAYLMPFMEEEKARGGKAGQARGKILMATVKGDVHDIGKNIVGVVLGCNNYEVIDLGVMVPCEKILETAVKEAVDLIGLSGLITPSLDEMVHVAREMQRQGFQTPLLIGGATTSAKHTAVKIAPSYSQATVHVLDASRSVGVVEKLLNPKAREQFAERNKTEQARLVQSHQERQQVNLVSYDEARRLRFATDWRDVRIDVPSFQGIRLLEDVSLEELVPFIDWSPFFQAWELRGKYPKIFDDPTVGMAARELFSDAQQLLKRIIAEKLLTVRGVYGFWPAVSLGDDIAVYSDERRDREIARFHTLRQQWERKGQKAYYALADFVAPVESQRHDYIGAFAVTAGLGTDELVRRFEAEHDDHGAILVKSLADRFAEAFAEMLHHRARRDWGYGLEEKLSAEDLIDERYRGIRPAPGYPACPDHTEKRTLFDLLSAERNAHITLTENFAMYPAASVSGLYFAHPEARYFAVDRLTRDQVEDYARRKGMTITEVERWLAPNLGYDPG; encoded by the coding sequence ATGGCCATTGCGAATCAGCCGCACACACGGGAAATCCTCGAACGGCTTCTGGACGAGCGGATCCTGGTGCTCGACGGCGCGATGGGAACCATCATTCAGACGCTCAAGCTGAGCGAGCAGGACTTCCGCGGCGAGCAGTTCGCAGAGCATTCGTTTCCGTCCCTGAAAGGGTGCAACGATCTGCTATCAATCACACAGCCCGAGGCCATCGAGCGGATTCACTTACAGTACCTCGAGGCGGGCTCGGATATCATCGAGACCAATACGTTCAACGCCAATTCGATCTCGATGGCCGATTACGGTCTCGAGGCCTATGTGCGTGACATCAATCTGGCCGCCGTGGCTTGCGCCCGCCGAGCCGTCGACGAAATGAACAGCCGCACGCCTGGGCGGCCTCGATTCGTGGCTGGCTCGATGGGGCCAACCAAGGCTCAGCTTTCGGTGGCAGGCAATGTCGACGACGCCGCGTATCGTCCGGCCACGTACGAGCAGATGGTCGAGATGTATTACGAGCAGGTGGGGGCGCTCGTCGAAGGGGGCGTCGATATTTTGCTGCCGGAGACGGCCTTTGACACGCTGGTCTTGAAGGCCTGCCTGTTTGCCATCGATAAGTATTTTGTCGACCACGATGTGCGGCTGCCAGTGATGGCGTCGATCACGATTTTTCAAGGTGGGCGCACGCTCTCGGCGCAAACGATCGAGGCGGCCTGGACGTCGATTTCGCACGCCGACTTGCTTTCGGTCGGAATCAACTGCGCGCTGGGCCCCGAGCACATGCGCCCTTATCTGGAAGAGCTATCGCAAATCGTGCCCGTCTACGTCAGTTGCTATCCCAATGCCGGTCTGCCGAATGCCTTTGGCGGCTTCGATGAAACACCGGAACAAATGGCGCGGACGTTGGCCGATTACGCTTCGAACGGTTGGCTGAACCTGGTGGGCGGCTGCTGTGGTTCTACGCCGGCACACATCCGCGCGATTGCCGCGGCGGTTAGCGACAAGCCTTCGCGGAAGCGACCCAAATTGCCGGCGCTGACGCGCTTGAGCGGCCTGGAGCCGCTGACGCTGCGGCCGGACAGCAATTTTACGATGATCGGCGAACGGACCAATGTAACCGGCTCCAAAAAATTCGCCCGCATGATCCTGGCGGGACAGTTCGAGGATGCTGTCGCGGTCGCGCGAGGTCAGGTCGAAGGGGGGGCCAATGTTCTGGACGTGAACATGGACGAGGCCATGCTCGACGGCGAGGCGGCGATGACGCGATTCCTGAACCTGGTGGCTGCCGATCACGACGTTTCGCGCGTGCCGATCATGGTCGATAGCTCGAAGTGGTCGGTGATCGAAGCCGGATTGCGCTGCGTGCAAGGGAAAGCCATCGTCAACTCGATCAGCCTCAAGGAGGGAGAAGAGCAGTTCCTGCATCACGCCCGGCTGGCGCATCGTTACGGTGCCGCGGTGGTCGTGATGGCCTTCGACGAGCAAGGGCAGGCCACCAGCAAGGAAGAAAAGGTTCGCATCAGCCAGCGCGCGTACAAGCTGCTGATCGACAAGGTAGGCATGTCGCCGACGGACATTATCTTCGACCCGAACATTCTTACGGTTGCCACCGGCATCGAGGAGCACAATCGCTACGCGATCAATTTCATCGAGGCTGTGAGCGAAATCAAACGAGTCTGCCCTGGCGCGAAAGTCTCGGGCGGCGTGAGCAATATCTCCTTCTCCTTCCGCGGCAACGATCCCGTGCGCGAAGCAATGCACGCGGCGTTTCTCTATCATGCCATCCGCGCTGGGTTGGACATGGGCATCGTCAACGCCGGGCAACTTGCCGTCTATGAGGATATTCCGCGTGATTTGCTGGAACGTGTCGAAGACGTCCTCTTCGACCGTCGACCGGACGCCACCGAACGATTGGTCGAGTTTGCCGAGACGGTGAAGCAGGGAGGAACGAAGCGGGCTACCGCGGATCTCTCTTGGCGCGAAGGGGATGTGAACGAACGACTGTCACACGCGCTGGTGCGTGGCATCGCGGACTATGTCGAGAAGGACGTCGAAGAGGCCCGCCAGCTGTATGCCACCTGCCTGGAAATCATCGAGGGCCCGTTGATGGCCGGCATGCAGATCGTGGGCGACCTGTTCGGCCAGGGGAAGATGTTTTTGCCACAGGTGGTGAAGAGCGCCCGCGTGATGAAGCGCGCCGTGGCGTACTTGATGCCGTTCATGGAAGAGGAAAAAGCACGCGGCGGCAAAGCCGGCCAGGCTCGCGGCAAGATTCTCATGGCCACGGTCAAGGGAGACGTCCACGATATCGGCAAGAACATCGTCGGCGTGGTTTTGGGCTGTAACAATTACGAAGTGATCGATCTGGGCGTGATGGTCCCTTGCGAGAAGATTCTGGAAACGGCCGTCAAGGAGGCGGTCGACTTGATCGGGCTCAGCGGCCTGATCACACCCAGCCTCGACGAGATGGTGCATGTCGCCCGCGAGATGCAGCGGCAAGGCTTCCAGACGCCACTATTGATCGGCGGAGCGACGACCAGTGCCAAGCACACTGCCGTGAAGATCGCTCCCAGTTATAGCCAGGCCACGGTACACGTGCTGGACGCCTCGCGCAGTGTGGGAGTTGTCGAAAAGTTATTGAATCCCAAGGCACGCGAGCAATTCGCGGAGCGAAATAAAACCGAGCAAGCGCGACTCGTTCAGTCGCACCAGGAGCGGCAACAGGTCAACCTGGTATCGTACGACGAGGCACGTCGGCTTCGCTTTGCCACCGATTGGCGGGACGTACGAATCGACGTACCGTCGTTCCAGGGCATTCGCCTGCTGGAAGATGTTTCACTGGAAGAACTGGTTCCCTTTATCGATTGGTCCCCTTTCTTTCAGGCCTGGGAGCTGCGCGGCAAGTATCCCAAGATCTTCGACGATCCTACAGTGGGCATGGCGGCGCGGGAGCTGTTTTCCGACGCCCAGCAATTGTTGAAGCGGATCATCGCCGAGAAACTGCTTACGGTGCGCGGGGTATATGGCTTCTGGCCGGCCGTGTCGTTGGGAGACGACATCGCGGTGTACTCCGACGAGCGGCGCGATCGCGAAATCGCCCGCTTCCATACGCTGCGTCAGCAATGGGAGCGCAAGGGGCAAAAGGCCTACTACGCTTTGGCGGATTTCGTGGCGCCGGTCGAAAGCCAGCGGCACGACTACATCGGCGCGTTCGCCGTCACGGCTGGCTTGGGCACTGACGAACTGGTGCGCCGCTTCGAGGCCGAGCACGATGATCACGGGGCGATCCTGGTGAAATCGTTGGCCGATCGATTTGCCGAGGCCTTTGCCGAAATGCTACATCACCGCGCCCGCCGCGACTGGGGCTACGGGCTCGAGGAAAAGCTGTCGGCCGAGGACCTGATCGACGAGCGCTATCGCGGTATTCGCCCGGCGCCAGGTTATCCGGCCTGCCCGGACCACACCGAAAAGCGAACCTTGTTCGACCTGCTATCGGCCGAGCGCAACGCACATATAACGCTCACCGAGAATTTTGCCATGTACCCGGCGGCCAGCGTGAGCGGCCTGTACTTTGCCCATCCCGAGGCGCGCTATTTTGCGGTCGATCGTCTGACGCGTGATCAGGTCGAAGATTACGCCCGTCGCAAAGGCATGACGATCACCGAGGTCGAGCGCTGGTTGGCGCCGAACTTGGGATACGACCCGGGCTGA
- a CDS encoding NAD(P)-binding protein has translation MPIRVSNIRLGIDESEQAITEHAARALGIKASDIRRWRILRKSLDARSKADLRFVYAAEVVLGADEDRLVAQASSRARGITAELYRETAFELPATGSEPLAERPIIVGSGPAGLAAACFLAETGYRPLVLERGFPVARRVRDVQAFDAGGTLDPESNYLFGEGGAGTFSDGKLTCRASGPDVQRILQLFADCKGKPSILYEHRPHLGSNRLPAVVKALRQRIEGAGGEFQFACRLEDLDIADGRLRGVTTSSGYVRCAVLVLAIGHSARDTYDMLHARGVPMEQKPFQIGVRIEQPQEQVNRVQYGDSRLEDRLGAADYSLVARGRINLFSFCMCAGGQVIPSVSEPGFFCTNGMSLSRRSSPFANSGMMVTLEPRDFGSDHVLAGVALQRQFERRAFELSRGEYACPIQWAGDFLAGRTSQGAIPSSYPRQTISSELAALMPKSALESLQAGLPLLDRRWRGRFLANATLVAPESRGSSPVRFPRHPAGLESVGVAGLYPVGEGAGYAGGIISAALDGLRAAKAIIARFAPLEMRA, from the coding sequence ATGCCGATTCGCGTTTCGAATATTCGTTTGGGCATCGACGAAAGCGAGCAGGCGATCACAGAGCATGCCGCTCGGGCACTCGGCATCAAGGCCAGCGACATTCGCCGCTGGCGCATTTTGCGCAAGAGTCTCGATGCGCGCAGCAAGGCAGATCTACGATTCGTATACGCCGCGGAAGTTGTATTAGGGGCCGACGAAGATCGCCTGGTCGCTCAAGCGTCGAGTCGCGCGCGCGGCATCACTGCCGAATTGTATCGCGAGACCGCGTTTGAGCTGCCGGCGACCGGCAGCGAGCCGCTTGCCGAACGGCCGATCATCGTCGGCAGTGGCCCAGCAGGACTGGCGGCCGCCTGTTTTTTGGCCGAAACGGGCTACCGGCCGCTGGTGCTCGAACGGGGCTTTCCCGTCGCCCGAAGGGTGCGCGACGTGCAGGCGTTCGACGCGGGTGGCACGCTCGATCCGGAAAGCAACTATCTCTTCGGTGAAGGAGGAGCCGGCACGTTCAGCGACGGCAAGCTTACCTGCCGCGCGAGCGGGCCCGACGTGCAGCGCATTCTGCAACTTTTCGCCGACTGCAAAGGGAAACCGTCGATCCTCTACGAACATCGTCCGCACCTGGGGAGCAATCGACTGCCGGCGGTGGTCAAGGCCCTGCGGCAACGCATTGAGGGCGCCGGTGGCGAGTTTCAATTTGCCTGTCGCTTAGAAGATCTGGATATTGCCGACGGCCGTTTGCGCGGCGTGACGACCTCGTCGGGCTACGTGCGCTGCGCGGTACTGGTTCTGGCGATTGGCCATAGCGCTCGCGATACCTACGACATGCTGCACGCCCGCGGTGTGCCGATGGAGCAAAAGCCGTTTCAGATCGGCGTCCGCATCGAGCAGCCGCAGGAACAGGTCAATCGCGTGCAATATGGCGACTCGCGGCTGGAAGACCGTTTGGGCGCCGCCGACTATAGCCTGGTGGCGCGGGGCCGCATCAATCTCTTCAGCTTTTGCATGTGCGCCGGTGGGCAGGTGATACCCAGCGTGTCGGAGCCGGGCTTTTTTTGCACCAACGGCATGAGCCTTTCTCGCCGTTCGTCCCCCTTCGCCAACAGCGGCATGATGGTCACGCTGGAGCCTCGCGATTTCGGATCGGACCATGTTTTGGCGGGTGTTGCGTTGCAGCGGCAGTTCGAACGTCGCGCGTTCGAGTTGTCGCGCGGCGAGTACGCCTGCCCAATCCAATGGGCTGGCGATTTTCTGGCGGGCCGCACGAGCCAGGGCGCGATTCCCTCGAGCTATCCGCGGCAGACGATTTCCAGCGAGCTAGCCGCACTGATGCCCAAGAGTGCTTTAGAATCGCTGCAGGCCGGTTTGCCGCTGCTCGATCGACGCTGGCGCGGCAGGTTCCTCGCCAATGCGACACTCGTCGCGCCTGAATCCCGCGGCAGTTCGCCAGTGCGCTTTCCGCGCCACCCGGCAGGGCTCGAGAGCGTGGGCGTGGCGGGATTGTACCCCGTGGGCGAAGGGGCAGGCTATGCCGGCGGCATCATCAGCGCGGCCTTGGACGGATTGCGGGCCGCCAAGGCGATCATCGCGCGTTTTGCACCACTCGAGATGCGCGCCTGA
- a CDS encoding sialidase family protein has translation MRFCSLLDTRTNALPWALLLLNLAFLPSSARAEEPSYRESLVFPLNPQHNHAPGIVECPNGDLFVSWYRGSGERTADDVAVFGARQRKGKNDWSETFLLVDTPGFPDCNTTMMIDARGRLWLFWPLILANSWESCLTEYLVSSDYEKDGPPQWEWQGVIPLNPPRFEEKMTRTLDELGSKREGELVREKAFDAHVRKTLKEKISHRLGWQPRCKPTVLPSGRILLPLYTDAYSVSLMAISDDDGRTWYASEPICGFGNIQPTVLRKNDGTLVAYMRENGPLNKIRTSESQDSGETWGPVGTMDLPNPGAGIDGVRLANGHWLLVYNDTVKGRNSLAASISEDEGRTWPITRHLEKHEDGSYHYPAVIQGADGTIHFIYSYFVKGGKSMKHVATNEAWIRAGDAAK, from the coding sequence ATGAGATTTTGTTCCCTGCTGGACACTCGGACCAACGCCCTGCCTTGGGCTCTTTTGCTACTCAACTTGGCATTCTTGCCATCATCGGCTCGGGCCGAGGAGCCCAGCTACCGTGAGTCGCTGGTCTTTCCCTTGAATCCGCAACATAACCACGCCCCTGGCATCGTCGAATGCCCGAACGGCGACTTGTTTGTCAGTTGGTATCGGGGCTCGGGCGAGCGCACGGCCGACGACGTGGCAGTCTTCGGTGCCCGGCAACGCAAGGGAAAGAACGACTGGAGCGAAACTTTTCTGCTGGTCGACACGCCGGGCTTCCCCGATTGCAACACCACGATGATGATCGACGCCCGGGGACGGCTATGGCTATTCTGGCCGCTGATCCTGGCCAATAGTTGGGAATCGTGTTTGACCGAATATCTTGTGTCGAGCGACTACGAAAAGGACGGCCCGCCCCAGTGGGAGTGGCAGGGAGTCATTCCGCTCAACCCTCCGCGATTCGAAGAGAAGATGACCAGGACCCTCGACGAGCTTGGCTCGAAACGAGAGGGCGAATTGGTTCGCGAGAAGGCCTTCGATGCCCATGTACGCAAAACCCTCAAGGAAAAGATTTCGCACCGGTTGGGTTGGCAGCCGCGTTGCAAGCCAACGGTGCTCCCCAGCGGGCGAATCTTGTTGCCGCTGTACACAGACGCGTATTCGGTCTCGTTGATGGCGATCTCAGACGATGATGGCCGCACGTGGTACGCCAGCGAGCCCATCTGCGGCTTTGGCAATATCCAACCGACCGTTCTCCGCAAAAACGACGGCACGCTGGTCGCCTACATGCGCGAGAATGGTCCGCTGAACAAGATCCGTACCAGCGAATCTCAGGACAGCGGCGAAACTTGGGGCCCGGTCGGCACCATGGACTTGCCGAACCCAGGCGCCGGCATCGACGGTGTACGATTGGCCAACGGTCACTGGCTGCTTGTCTATAACGACACGGTCAAAGGGCGCAATAGCCTGGCCGCGTCGATCTCGGAAGACGAAGGACGCACCTGGCCCATCACGCGACATCTGGAAAAGCACGAGGATGGTTCGTACCACTACCCGGCCGTTATCCAGGGGGCCGACGGTACGATCCACTTCATCTACAGCTACTTCGTCAAAGGGGGCAAGAGCATGAAGCACGTCGCCACGAACGAAGCGTGGATTCGCGCCGGTGACGCGGCGAAGTGA
- a CDS encoding DoxX family protein, whose product MNAALEGPLNLAGRMLLALIFVASGFGKIADWEGTQGYMASAGMVAIPVFLVGAIVFEIVGGLSVASGFKARWGALALIVFLIPTTLIFHGFWRETEPGPSRVQMINFMKNVAIAGAMLTIVARGAGAWSLDALLADRQKQ is encoded by the coding sequence ATGAACGCTGCGCTCGAGGGACCGCTGAATCTCGCGGGTCGCATGCTGCTGGCGCTCATTTTCGTGGCCAGTGGTTTTGGCAAGATTGCCGATTGGGAGGGGACTCAAGGGTACATGGCATCGGCCGGAATGGTGGCCATTCCGGTCTTCCTTGTGGGTGCGATCGTGTTCGAGATCGTGGGGGGATTGTCGGTGGCAAGCGGCTTCAAGGCCCGTTGGGGTGCCTTGGCACTGATCGTATTCCTCATTCCAACAACGCTGATATTTCATGGCTTTTGGCGCGAAACCGAACCCGGTCCGAGCCGCGTGCAAATGATCAACTTCATGAAGAATGTGGCGATCGCGGGAGCCATGCTCACCATTGTCGCCCGCGGCGCCGGGGCGTGGAGCCTCGACGCGCTGCTGGCCGATCGACAAAAGCAGTGA
- a CDS encoding DUF1207 domain-containing protein, translating into MPQSQAHRLRPAALLAATLLAMLASSVAAQEALRLPSVSPTGWQPEPILPGAAAPSGYPPPTSPPPPANGSSGINPLSGSGMASSLDEPTVLGSSVPLGAQPPVRPPSQGETALAYGPSSDLPWSWHVMPTGLMYRSYLAGVKEPRLGTTWGTDTQLGPYHDTRLDTPFVGTAWDSTLGARVGILRYGTPNAYRPEGFQVDLTGSAQPRLNPFGASTPLLSCDYTVGIPVTYAQGRWQYKTGYTHLSSHMGDELMINNPAFAAQRINYVRDSAMLGIGCFVTDNLRLFGEFDYAFGHEDGAQPVELQWGLDYSPARAGGAPFFALYGDQRQELKYGGFIVVQAGWQWRGGLALSTFRIGLQYINGKSSQFEFYNQFEQRIGWGIWYDF; encoded by the coding sequence ATGCCCCAATCTCAAGCACATCGTCTGCGCCCCGCTGCGCTCCTCGCGGCGACCCTGTTGGCAATGTTGGCCAGTAGTGTCGCCGCGCAGGAGGCCCTCCGCTTGCCATCTGTCAGCCCGACGGGTTGGCAGCCCGAGCCAATCCTGCCAGGCGCCGCAGCACCAAGTGGATATCCGCCCCCCACGAGTCCGCCGCCACCAGCCAACGGTTCGTCAGGGATCAATCCTCTGTCGGGCTCGGGCATGGCCAGCTCGCTCGACGAGCCTACCGTGCTCGGCTCGAGCGTGCCGCTTGGCGCGCAACCTCCTGTCCGACCGCCCAGTCAAGGTGAGACGGCGCTGGCCTACGGCCCGAGCAGCGACTTGCCGTGGTCGTGGCACGTGATGCCCACCGGCCTGATGTACCGTTCGTATCTGGCCGGCGTCAAGGAACCGCGCCTCGGCACGACCTGGGGGACTGACACGCAACTTGGACCTTATCACGATACGCGCTTGGATACGCCCTTCGTGGGAACGGCATGGGATTCTACGTTAGGTGCACGCGTGGGCATCCTGCGCTACGGCACGCCCAACGCCTATCGGCCCGAAGGCTTTCAGGTCGACCTTACCGGCTCGGCTCAGCCACGGCTGAATCCTTTTGGGGCGAGCACGCCGCTGTTGTCGTGCGATTACACTGTCGGCATTCCGGTCACGTACGCCCAAGGACGTTGGCAATACAAAACCGGCTACACGCATCTCAGCTCACACATGGGTGACGAGTTGATGATTAACAACCCGGCGTTCGCGGCACAGCGAATTAACTACGTGCGCGACTCAGCCATGCTGGGTATAGGCTGCTTTGTGACAGATAATTTGCGGCTGTTCGGCGAGTTCGATTACGCCTTCGGACACGAAGACGGCGCCCAGCCGGTTGAGTTGCAGTGGGGGCTCGACTACAGCCCCGCCCGAGCCGGAGGCGCTCCGTTCTTTGCCCTCTACGGTGATCAGCGCCAGGAACTGAAGTACGGCGGGTTTATCGTCGTGCAGGCCGGCTGGCAATGGCGCGGCGGCTTGGCTCTCAGCACGTTCCGCATCGGCCTGCAATACATCAACGGCAAAAGCTCGCAGTTCGAGTTCTACAACCAGTTCGAGCAGCGCATCGGCTGGGGCATCTGGTACGACTTTTAG